The Streptomyces uncialis genomic interval CCAACGCGGTGACCCATGCCGTCGGCCCGATCCGGGCGGACCTGCACCGGCACCCGGACGGCTCCATCCGGGTGGCCGTCACCGACGGCGGCCCCGCCGCCTTCACGCACCGCCCCGCGGCCGGCCCTCTCGCCGAACACGGGCGCGGCCTGGCCATCGTCGCCGCCCTCGCCGCCCGTCACGGCCGCGACACCACCCCCGCCCGGCCCTTCCGCGCCAGATCCTGGGCCGTCCTCACCCCCACCCGCTGACACCCCACCCCGCAAGGAGCACCGCACGGATGACCCACGACGCCGTCTCCCTCCCCCGCCAGCGCCGGCACACCGCAGCCGATGTCCGCCTCGCGTTGACCGAGGTGACCGTCACCCAGACCCTGCGGCTCGCCGTGGCCGACACGGAACAGCTCGCCCGAGCAGGCCGCCAGATCGCCGCCCAGGACCCCGACACCGCCCGAGCCCACGGCTGGCGCCCCGGGACACACCTCGACCCGGCCACGGCGCTGCGCCTCCTTCTCGCCGACCGGGACCCCTCCGACCTCACCGACAACGCCCCCGAGTACGGCCTTCGCCTCACCAGCAGCATCACCCTCGCCACCGCTGCCACCGGCGCCACTCTCTACGAAGAGACGTCATAGCCGTGCCGGAGTTCAGGCGGTGCCGCGCCGGACGTCGGCCTCAAGGCCCTGGGCCCCGGTGAACTCCTTGAAGTTCTTCAGATCGCCCCTGGCCCGACGGTGGATGAACCCGAGCTTGTCACCGTCGGTGTAGGCGGCCTTCCCTGCGGGGCGTGGTCGAGCTGGAGCATCACGTTCGTACGCGTGTCGTCGAGCCGGTGGAACGTGACCACCCCCGCCTGACGGACCTCGCCCGCCACCGTGGTCGATGAGAAGGCCGATGGCGATGCCGGTCGCATCCGCTCAGCCGGCCGCAGTGTTCTGTGTCGCCTCGCGTGCCTCGGTGAGGGCTCGCTGCCTGATGCTGCCGAACAACTGCGTCGTGACGGAGGCCAGGACGTCATCCCTGCCGATGGTCCACCCGTCCCCCGTGCGAACGGACAGGGCCCGGAGGGGGTCCTTGAGGGACAGGGGCGGGGCCGGTTCGCCCGGCATCACCAGGGCGACCGTACCGAAACGTTTGACCCCGCCCCCGCGGACGACCATGGCCGCGTCCCGGGCGAGGTTCGTCAGGAACATGCTCGCGATCCCGTCCAGGTCGCGGACCATCGCCGGGACGGCTGTCACCCCTTGGCCCCGCAGCAGCTTCTTGACCCCGGCCTCGAACCTGTGGGCTCCGACAACAGCACTCGGCTTGCGCGACCTGCTGCGCCTACGAGAAGGCACGACGACACCCTCAGCGCCGTACAGGACACCGGTCAGGCCCCGGAACGTCGGGCTGTAGTGGTACCACTGGTCCCCCACATCGACCTCGACGTCCCGTTCGAGTGCCGAGACAAGGTCCCCGGGAATCAGCTTCTTCCGGGCCTGCTCTGCTCCCACTCTCCTCGCACCGTCGATGATCTGCGTCAGCACCGTACGCGTCACCGACGCGGCGGCCCACACGGCCGGCCGGGAGACGTGCATCAGGGTCACGTCCCTGAACACCGCTCTGACGAGAACGGGCTTGAACGGCGGGACACCCATGACCGAGGCAGCGTCAGGACCTATGCGCGCAGGACGTCCGGGCTGTGCGGTCACCGGAAGAAACGCTCCCTGCTGTCGGAGTTGTCACAAGCCCGCACTTCACCACACAGACCCGCCCTCGTCCCCCATCATCCCCTGGCCAAGGGCCTGACGGGCAATCGAGCCCACCCGGCGGGAGTTCCTGGACCCGCTGGAAACGGGCGGGCGGGATGCGGACCCGGTCGCGGCGGCCGTACGCTCCTTCGCCGCGCTCCAGGCCGCGGTGGTGGGCTCGTCCCGGAGATCGACGCGGTCAGGCGAAGCGGAGCGCTCCTACGGGCCGTCGGCGCCGGCGTCCTCGGCTCGCGCGGTGGCCGCCGGTTCCAGCAGGGACCAGCCGTCGATCTCCACCGCTCCCCGCTCCTCCGGCTGCCACCCACCGGCCAACGCCGCGTCGAGCAGAGCCCGGACGGCACCGGGCTCGTGCAGGTTCAGGCCCGCACCCCGGACGAAGCCCACGTCACCGGAGCCCAAAGGGGCGCCGCCCGGGACGTACCGGCCGGGACCGGAAGCAAAGACGATACGCAGCGGCCCTCCGGTACCGGCCGGCTGCGGGGACAGGGTCAGGGTGTGGCGGCAGTCCACCGACCCGCCGTCGGCATCCATTCGGTGGGAGTGGCGCATCGACCACATGTACACGCGCCCGTTGGCGACCAGCCGGCGGGGCTTCTTCAAAGGGCGGGGCACGGAGCCGAAGGTACGCGATCTGAATGCACGGGGCACACCTGCTCCTGGCAGTGACCAAGCGTCGATGAGACGAACAGGACAGGGCGGTCGCCCAGGATCTACGGCCCTGACGGACCGTACGAGCCGCACGAGTTGGCCGCCGAAAGCTCAGAAGCAAGGTCCTGTTTCGACACCATCGCCAGCGGCCACCGGCTCCCGTAGGCGTCGTCGTAGCTGCGGGACTCCGAGTGTCCGCCGTCGAGTGTGTCGTCGCCGGGGCCGCCCCGCAGGATGTCATCGCCGTCAGCCTCCGCCGCCCCGGGACTTCAGGCAACGGCGGGGCGGCGGGCGGATGCATGCTTCACGGGTTTGCCGCGGTACGACGCCGGAAGCCTGCCGCGAAGGTCAGCCTCCAACGCCGCGGCCTGGGCAGGTGATCCGACAGCGCCGCCGTGGGAACGGGGTTTTTTGACCGCTTTCGTTAGCCCGCGCCATATGTCGGAGAGATGCCTGCGGTGTTCTGCCGGTGGCAGAACACCGGCCGGACCGGGCTCGACGATCACTACAGTCCGGTCCCATGACGACGATCACGACGCGTACGGTCGAGTACCCGGCGGACGGTCTGACGATGATCGGGCACCTCGCGCTCCCGGCCGGTGCCGACCGTCGGCCCGCGGTGCTGCTCGGACCGGAGGGCACGGGACTCAGCGACGTCGAACGCCGCCGGGCCGACGCTCTCGCCGAACTGGGATACGTGACATTGGCCTTCGACCTGCACGGGGGGCGCTATCTGGGGGACCCCGAGGAGATGCTGGCCCGTTGCCTGCCGCTGCTCGCCGATCCCGGCCGGATGCGGGGCATCGGCCATGCGGCCCTCGACGTGTTGCGCGCCGAACCGCGGACCGACCCCGACCGGATCGCCGCCGTCGGCTACGGCACCGGGGGCGCCGTTGGGCTGGAACTCGGGCGCGACGGCGTCAGCCTGCGCGCGATCGGGACAGTCAACGCGACCACCACGGGCCGACCGGGTGAGGCGGCGCGCATCAGCTGCCCGGTGTGGGCCGGGGTCGGGTCGGAGGACCCGATCATGCCGCCCGCGCAACGGGACGCGTTCACCGCCGAGATGCAGGCCGCGGGCGTCGACTGGCGCCTCACGGTCTACGGCGGCGCCTTGCACGCCTTCCACCACCCGCCGGTCGACCACCCCGTGGTCCCCGGCGTCGGCTACCACCCACAGCACGCGCGGCGAGCCTGGCGCGACGTGCTCGACCTGCTCGCCGAGTGCCTGCCCGTGACGGAGGATCTCGGGCCCTGACACAGGTGAGCAGGCCGGCGCCGGGCACTGACAGTCCCCTCCCCGCAAGTACGCACAGCAGAACCGCATCCGGGCACAGGACAGGGCAGACGCACCCCTGGCCAACGAACAGGCTTCCTTCGTTCGCATCGCTTCACGGCCCCATCGCCGCGCCCGGACATCGGCAGACAGACCACCCTGGCTGTGCCGACGCGCCCTGGAGGGGGAACGCCGTGCCCGGGAGCCGCCGGGAGGCCCCGGGGTCTCCCGGCTCGATACCGGCGGTCCTCCACACCGTGGCCGGCTGCG includes:
- a CDS encoding ATP-binding protein, with protein sequence MTCPAASRPAGIRHTRIHLDRCARACGEARRWARNTLRDWPPPDGCLHGRADEDIVLVVSELVTNAVTHAVGPIRADLHRHPDGSIRVAVTDGGPAAFTHRPAAGPLAEHGRGLAIVAALAARHGRDTTPARPFRARSWAVLTPTR
- a CDS encoding dienelactone hydrolase family protein; the protein is MTTITTRTVEYPADGLTMIGHLALPAGADRRPAVLLGPEGTGLSDVERRRADALAELGYVTLAFDLHGGRYLGDPEEMLARCLPLLADPGRMRGIGHAALDVLRAEPRTDPDRIAAVGYGTGGAVGLELGRDGVSLRAIGTVNATTTGRPGEAARISCPVWAGVGSEDPIMPPAQRDAFTAEMQAAGVDWRLTVYGGALHAFHHPPVDHPVVPGVGYHPQHARRAWRDVLDLLAECLPVTEDLGP